The genome window TGCCGGCGATTCGTCAGGCCGTCGCCGAAGTCGATCGTGATCAGCCGGTGATTCGTGTCGCGACCATGGCGGCGTTGCTGCACGCGAGTGAGGCACAGCGACGGTTCGCATTGGTGCTCTTCGAGGGCTTCGCTCTGGTGGCGCTGATTCTGGCTGCCGCCGGTATCTACGGCGTGCTCAGCGGGATGGTGACCGAACGGATCCGGGAAATCGGCGTGCGATCCGCGCTCGGCGCCTCCCGTCGCGACATCCTGTCGCTGATCGTCGGCGCGGGGATGCGACTCACCGGCATCGGACTCACGGTCGGGTTGGTAGCGTCCGTGCTGCTCAGCCGTACTATCGCCTCGATGCTCTTCGGGATCACCGCCACCGACCTGCCGACTTACCTGGGGGTGGCCCTGGTGCTCTTCGCCGTAGCCATCGCCGCCTGTTGGCTGCCGGCCCGGCGGGCGGCCCGGATCGACCCGGTCACGACCCTCCGAGCCGACTGATCGACGGCGGCGTGCTTGCCGCCGTCCCGATCGACCCGTACGTTCACGGGCTATGCCATTCTCGTCTGGAAGCGACCTGCCGTGGGCTGCCGCACCCGCCACCTCGCGGGCGAGCCCCGCGCTGCAAACCGAGCCAAAGCCGGCCCCGGTGGCGGCCGACTGGTCGGGTCGGGTGGCCGTGGTGACGGGCGGGGCGACCGGACTCGGCCGCGCCGTCGCCACGGAGTTCGGCCGTCTCGGCTGCAAGGTCGCCTTCTGCTGGGTCGAGTTGCCCGGGCGCGAGGTCGAGGCGACGGCACTGCTGACTGAGACCACGCTTGCGGCAATGGGGGTCGAGGCCTACTCGGCGCGCTGTGATGTCCGTGATCCCGCGAGCGTCGAACGCTTCTTTGCCGAAGTGATCCGGAAGTTCGGGACGGTGCACTACCTCGTCAACAACGCGGGAATTGCGCACGATGGAGCGCTTTGGCGCCTGACCCCGGCTTCGTGGGCCGAGGTGCTGGAGACCAATGTGAGCGGTGCGTTCCATTGTCTTTCCGCTGTGACGCCGCATTTCCGCACGCAGCACTGGGGCAAGGTCGTGAATGTCAGCGCGCATCAGGCGGGGCGCCCCGGGTTCGGTGTGGCCAATTACGCGGCGAGCAAGGCGGCGCTCGAGGGACTCACTCGTGCTGCGGCCGTCGACCTCGGTCCATCGAATGTGAATGTCAACGCGGTGGCACCCGGGTTCGTGCACTCCGAGCGACTCGACCAGCTCCCGAAGGACGTGATTGACCGGGCCCGCAAGCGCGCCGTACTCGGGCGACTGGCCGAGCCCGAGGACGTGGCCAACGTTATCACGTTCCTCTGTTCCGATGCGGCACGGCACATCACGGGACAGACGATCGTCGTGGACGGGGGGCTCTCGCTCGAATAGCTTTCAGCGGTGAAAAACCTCCGTACGGCCACATCCCGGCTCGCCCTGTTGGCGGCCTTTGCGCTTTCCAGCGGTGCCTGTGCCGCCACCGCCCAGCAGGGGAAGCCCGCCAAGGTGGCGGCGGCGCCCTCCCTGCTGCTGGCGCCCCTTGCCGGTCAGGCCATCCCGGTCCTGCCAATCACCTTCCTGCTCAGCGATTCGGTTACCCCACCGGGGCTCCCTGCCGAAAACGCGGTGCGACTCGCCTGGGCCGACTCGATTGTGGCCGCGACCCTGCAACTGCGCGGCCCCGAGGTGACCTGGGTGCTCCCGGCCGAGCTGCGGCGAGTGGCGAAACGCGCCCCCGGGCTGGTGACCGATCCGGACCGCATGGGCCAGGCGATGCTGCGTAATGATGGCTTCAACCGGACTCCCGACCCGTTGCGATCGTACCTGCGGTCACTCAGCGCGATGACCGACTCGCGTGATATCCTGGTGCCGGCTGCGGTGCGATTCGTGCCTGCTGCGAGCGGCGCCAAGGTCGAGGTGACACTGGTGCTGGTCGATTCGCGCAATGGTCAGGTGTTGTTCCGCAGTCATCCGGTAGGCGCCGGGGCCACGGCGGCCGAGGCACTCACCGCGGCGATCGCTCACATCCTTCCCGACAATCACTAGATGGCCTACGACGTCACGCTCATTCCCGGCGACGGGATCGGTCCCGAAATCGCTGATGCCACGATCAAGGTGCTTGCGGCGACGGGGATCGAGTTCCACTGGGATCGGCAGCTCGGCGGAATGGCCGCCGTCGATGCCACCGGCGACCCACTGCCGCCGGCCACGCTCGAGAGCATTCGCCGGACGCGCCTCGCGCTCAAGGGGCCGCTGACGACGCCCGTGGGCGAGGGCTTCCGCTCGGTGAACGTCGCGCTGCGCAAGGAGTTCGAGCTCTTCGCCAACGTGCGCCCTGCCAAGGTGATCATCCCGGGCGGACGCTTCGAGCACGTCGACATCGTGCTGGTGCGCGAGAATCTGCAAGGTCTCTACATCGGGCAGGAGCGGTGGGTGGAGGTCGACGGCGACCCGCATGGTCAGGCGGAGTCTGTGGCCGTCGTCACGCGCGCGGCTTCCGAACGCGTGATCCGCTATGCCTTCGAGTATGCGCTCTCGCACGGTCGCAAGAAGGTGAGCCTGGTCCACAAGGCCAACATCCTGAAGTTCACGTCGGGGCTCTTCCTGCAGGTCGGGCGCGAGATTGCGAAGGAGTACGAAGGTCGCGTGTCGATGAACGAACTCATCGTCGACAATTGCGCGATGCAGCTGGTGATGAAGCCGGAACAATTCGATGTGATTGTCACCACGAATCTCTTCGGCGACATTCTCAGCGACGAGATTTCCGGTCTTGTTGGCGGGCTCGGGCTCGCACCAGGCGGCAACATCGGCGAGCACGCGGCGATCTTCGAGGCGGTGCACGGATCGGCCCCGGATATTGCGGGGCAGGGAATCGCCAATCCGTCGGCGCTGATCCTCGCGGCGGCGATGATGCTCGACCATATCGGCGAAGTGAAGGCCGGTGACCGAGTGCGGCGCGCGATCATTGCCACGATTGTGGCCGATCGCGTGCGCACTCGTGACCTCGGGGGCACAGCTTCCACGCGGGAATTCGGTGATGCCGTCGCCCACCGGGTGGCGTGAAGTCCCCTGCGTCGAGTGCGGCGAGTTCGTGCCGGACATCGACTTCGGGGAGCGCTGTCCCGCCTGTTTCGCACGGCGCAAGGCGAAAGCGTCTCGCATCGGCCGGATCGCCTCGTTGACGGCGACGCTACTCGTCGGGGCGTGGACGTTGTTGACCCTTCCGTCGTCTCCAACCGGTCGCTGGTACGCCGCCCTGAGCATACCGCTGACCTACGTGCTGGTCCGCAAGATCGCGGGCCCCATTGCCATGGAGGCGTTGCCGTGAAGATCGCCCTGACTGCTGCCACCCTGCTCCTGCTCGGCACCCCGCTCGCCGCGCAGGATGCGTCGCTGACGCTCTTTTCGTCGGGGCGCGTGCTGGTGCGCCGCACGCTCCCCATTTCGGTGAATGCCGGCACGACGACGCTCTCCGCAGCCCTCGGCGCGATTTCGGCGAGCGACTTCGCCGTGATGGAGCCCGGTGTCACGCTGCAGCGACTCGCCTTCGACCCGGCCTTTTCCGAAGACGCACTTCTGCGCCGCAACATCGGTGGCCAGTTCATGATTCGCCGCGGCAGCGAGCCGGCCTTTTCAGCGACACTGGTCTCGATGGATCCCGAGCGTTGGTTCACGAGCAGCAACGGGACTGCCGGAGTGAGCTTCGGCCGACCGGGTCAGATCATCTGGCCAGCGGAGCGCGTGCCCGTCACGCCGATGGCGGATCTGACGCTGCGCAGCGACAAGGCGCATACCGGGATCAAGGTGATGTACGCCACCGCCGGGGCCAACTGGGGCGCAACGTATCGACTCTTCCTCGGCGGGACCGGGCGTGTCGAAGGGAACGCCACGATCAACACCGGTATGCTCGACTTCAAGGATGCCGAAGTGCAGTTGCTCGCCGGCGACATCGGCGCGCCACCGATGGCGCCGGGTCCGCGGCCGATGTACGAGATGGCGGCGCGGGCGCAGTCGCTGGCCAAGGACGCGGGGAACGCGGCGGAAGAGGCGGTTGGAGAAGCGCGGCTCTACACCCTGCCGACCCGAGTCACCTTCACCCCGGGCACCCAACTCGTGGTCCCGCTCTTCGAGCCGACCACTGCGAAGGCCGAGCGTCGCTACACGGTGACTGGCGTGCTGCCGTACTACGGTGGCTTCGGCCAGGCCGAGGACGAGCAGGAAGTGCCGGTGGCCGTGGCATACAAGCTCGATCGCAAGCTGGCGACACCATTTGGTGATCTGCCGCTGCCGGCAGGAAGTGTGTCGGTGTTCGACGCGGACAAGGCCGGACGGGTGCAGCTCATCGGGATGGGCAATATCGGTCACACCGCACCAGGTGAAGAGTTGATGGTCAGCACCGGGACGGCCTTCGACGTCACCGCCAAGCGGACGCAGACCGACTTCACCACCAGCAGGACCGCGGCGCCGGTGCGGACGATCGCGACCGCGACGTTCAAGGTCGCGCTGCAGAATGCCAAGGATTCGGCGGTGGTCG of Gemmatimonadota bacterium contains these proteins:
- a CDS encoding SDR family NAD(P)-dependent oxidoreductase, coding for MPFSSGSDLPWAAAPATSRASPALQTEPKPAPVAADWSGRVAVVTGGATGLGRAVATEFGRLGCKVAFCWVELPGREVEATALLTETTLAAMGVEAYSARCDVRDPASVERFFAEVIRKFGTVHYLVNNAGIAHDGALWRLTPASWAEVLETNVSGAFHCLSAVTPHFRTQHWGKVVNVSAHQAGRPGFGVANYAASKAALEGLTRAAAVDLGPSNVNVNAVAPGFVHSERLDQLPKDVIDRARKRAVLGRLAEPEDVANVITFLCSDAARHITGQTIVVDGGLSLE
- a CDS encoding isocitrate/isopropylmalate family dehydrogenase: MAYDVTLIPGDGIGPEIADATIKVLAATGIEFHWDRQLGGMAAVDATGDPLPPATLESIRRTRLALKGPLTTPVGEGFRSVNVALRKEFELFANVRPAKVIIPGGRFEHVDIVLVRENLQGLYIGQERWVEVDGDPHGQAESVAVVTRAASERVIRYAFEYALSHGRKKVSLVHKANILKFTSGLFLQVGREIAKEYEGRVSMNELIVDNCAMQLVMKPEQFDVIVTTNLFGDILSDEISGLVGGLGLAPGGNIGEHAAIFEAVHGSAPDIAGQGIANPSALILAAAMMLDHIGEVKAGDRVRRAIIATIVADRVRTRDLGGTASTREFGDAVAHRVA